The following nucleotide sequence is from Streptomyces pactum.
CGCGGACGAGTACGCCACCGAGTCCGGCCCGGACGCCGTCCGGCAGGCGCTGCGCTTCCGCTACGAGGCGGCGCAGTGCCTGGAACAGCTCGGCGAGGCCGCCGCCGCGCTCGTGGAATACCGCGCGGTGCTGCCGTACTTCGAGAGCCAGGCCGCCGCCGACCCGGGCGAACCGCTGGAGATCCGCCGCCGGATCGGCCATCTGCTGCTCGCCGTCGGCGACCGCGCCGCGGCCCACGACACCCTCGCCCGGCTGCTGTACGACGCGGAACTGGTGCACGGCCCGCACCACCCGCTGCCCGCCGAGGTCCGCCGCACCCTGCACTGGCTCGGCCAGGTCCACGGCTGACCCGGCGGGCCGGGCCGCCCCGGCGCGCCCGCCGGCCCGTACGCCCGGCGCCGCCGCGGCCCGGGCCCGTACGGCGCCGGCGGGACCGGCGCGGCCGGAGCCCGTACGGCGGGACCGGCGCGGCCGGGCCCCGGTACGGCCGGCGCCGCCGCACTCCGGAGACCCGGTACGGCCGGGAACCCGCACCACCGGGGGCGCCCTCACGATCGGGAGCCCGACGACCGGGCGTCCGCACGACCGGGGGCCCGCACGAGGACCCGCGCGCACCGGGGCCCGCCGGCCGGACACCCGCGGGTCCGGGCGGGGGACCGCGCCGAACGGGTGCCCCCGGCGCTGCCGAACGAGTGGCCCGGCCTGCCGAACGGGTGGGCTCCCGAGGCCGCCGGGGGCCTGAACCGGCCACCCGGGGCCGCGTCCGCGCTACCCAACTCCTTGCGAATCGTTGGTCCCACCGGTAGCTAGCCGGGGCCCGGACTCCCTACCATCTCGCCAGATCAACGCTCGTCGCCCGACCATCGCCCAAGCCGGGAGGCTCACTGATGATCCGCCGCCGCACAGCGCTCTCCGTCTCCGCCGCCTCCGCCGTGCTCCTCGCGGCCCCACTCCTCACCGCCTGCGGCAACGACGCGCGCCCCGGGGCGGCGGCGGTGATCGACGGTGAGCGGATCACCGTCGCCCAGCTCCAGGCCAACGTCCGGGTCGTCCGCGACGCGCAGCGCGAGTCCCCGCAGGCCCGGCAGCTGGTGGCCGGCTCGGGACGGCTCAACCAGGACGTCCTGGCCCGGCTGATCAAGTACGAGGTGATCGAGCGGGCGGCCCGGCAGAGCGGGGTGACCGTCACCCGGCGCGAGGTCCAGCAGGCGCGGAAGCAGGTCGAGTCCCGGCAGGGCGGGGCCGACACGCTCCGCGCGCTCTACCTCCAGCAGGGCGTCGCGCCGCGCCAGATCGACCAGGAGGTCCGGGTCGGCGTGACCCGCGTCAAGCTGGACCGCGCACTCGGTCCGCAGGGCGCGAGCGAGCTGCTGGTCCGCACCTCCAAGGCGCTCGACATCGAGGTCAACCCCCGCTACGGGACGTGGGACGACATGCGCGGCCTGGCCCTGGCCCAGGACCCGTGGCTGCGCCCGGCGGAGGCCGGCCGGCAACAGCAGCAGCCCGCGTGACCGGCCGGCCCTGACCCGGGCCGGCCGGACACCGTACGGACCGCCCGGTGCCGGTCCGTACGGTGCGCGGGCGCGCGGGGGCCGGACGGCGCCCCGGACCGGGTGGTCCCGCCGTCCGGCCTCCGGGCCGCGCGGGGACGGCCGGACGGGTGGCGGACGGTCTGCGTTACGTTCGAAGGGTGAATCCTGCACCCCACAGCGCCCAGGGCCGCCTGGTCCTGCTCACCACCAGCCACCGTGTCGCCCCCGGCCTGCTCTCCTGGCCCGCCTGGCAGGCGCTGCGCGGCGCCGACCGCGTCCTGTGCGCCGACCCCGGAAACCCGCAGCTGCCGTATCTGCGGGAGGCGGGGATCGTGGTCGAACACGCCGAGCCGGACGCCCGGGAACTCGTCGGCTACTGCGCCGACGGCGGACGCACCGCCCTGGTGATCACCTCCGCCGAGGGCGAGACCGCCCTCACCGACGGGCTGGCCCGGATGGCCGGGTCCGGGCGCGAGCGGATGCCCGACCTGGAGCTGCTGCCCGGCTCCTACGACCTGCCGGGCGCCCGGCTGCTGGACCTGGTGCAGGTCATGGACCGGATCCGCGCCGAGTGCCCGTGGAGCGGCACCCGCACCAGCGAGGAGCTGGTGAAGTACGGCCTCGAAGAGGCGTACGAGCTGGTCGAGGCCATCGAGGAGGGCGAC
It contains:
- a CDS encoding SurA N-terminal domain-containing protein, translating into MIRRRTALSVSAASAVLLAAPLLTACGNDARPGAAAVIDGERITVAQLQANVRVVRDAQRESPQARQLVAGSGRLNQDVLARLIKYEVIERAARQSGVTVTRREVQQARKQVESRQGGADTLRALYLQQGVAPRQIDQEVRVGVTRVKLDRALGPQGASELLVRTSKALDIEVNPRYGTWDDMRGLALAQDPWLRPAEAGRQQQQPA
- a CDS encoding nucleoside triphosphate pyrophosphohydrolase, which translates into the protein MNPAPHSAQGRLVLLTTSHRVAPGLLSWPAWQALRGADRVLCADPGNPQLPYLREAGIVVEHAEPDARELVGYCADGGRTALVITSAEGETALTDGLARMAGSGRERMPDLELLPGSYDLPGARLLDLVQVMDRIRAECPWSGTRTSEELVKYGLEEAYELVEAIEEGDREALREELGDVLLQVVFHARIAEDHPDAPFSVDDVAGGIVEKLIRRHPHIFGEGTAETPEEVRANWLRTKAAEKRRSSVTEGVPLAQPALALAAKLAFRARTAGLDVPLPRGEGPGYELLALAVRAEAEGDGETRRAAEKGTPGFRTGRMGWHKRGTHTI